The following are encoded together in the Babylonia areolata isolate BAREFJ2019XMU chromosome 30, ASM4173473v1, whole genome shotgun sequence genome:
- the LOC143275620 gene encoding nuclear cap-binding protein subunit 2-like, with protein MSASKKLEGSIALSQYRDQQYKGSRTEQERALLKSTTLYVGNLSYFTSEEQIHELFGRAGDVKRIIMGLDKVKKTPCGFCFVEYYTRSDAENCMRYVNGTRLDDRIVRTDWDAGFKEGRQFGRGKSGGQVRDEYRTDYDEGRGGYGKLVQTKIRRRDQ; from the exons ATGTCTGCTTCAAAGAAATTGGAAGGCTCTATTGCTCTGAGTCAATACAGAGATCAGCAATATAAAGGCAGTAGAACAGAACAAGAAAGAGCATTGTTGAAATCGACGACGCTGTATGTGGGAAATCTTTCGTACTTCACGAGTGAGGAACAGATTCACGAGCTGTTTGGTCGTGCTGGTGACGTTAAACGCATCATTATGGGCCTCGACAAAGTAAAAAAGACACCATGTGGATTTTGTTTTGTCGAATATTATACACGGAGCGATGCTGAAAATTGCATGAG GTACGTCAACGGTACTCGTCTTGACGATCGCATCGTGCGGACAGACTGGGACGCTGGCTTCAAGGAAGGGAGGCAATTTGGGCGAGGGAAGAGCGGAGGGCAGGTTCGAGATGAATACCGCACCGACTACGATGAAGGGCGAGGGGGTTACGGCAAGCTGGTGCAGACCAAGATTCGTCGCCGTGACCAGTAA